From a region of the Spelaeicoccus albus genome:
- the sucB gene encoding 2-oxoglutarate dehydrogenase, E2 component, dihydrolipoamide succinyltransferase, which produces MSNSVQMPALGESVTEGTVTRWLKQVGEQVEVDEPLLEVSTDKVDTEIPSPYAGTVEKILADEDETVEVGADLAVIGDGSGADDGGSADAAEPAQEAEEPDTAAEPEQEAEEPAAEAAAPSASSEQGGSDDGSEVTMPALGESVTEGTVTRWLKEVGDQVDVDEPLLEVSTDKVDTEIPSPLAGTVQKILVSEDETVEVGAALAVVGSGAPADSASEPAADSPEPEPEPEPEPEPEPAPAAPQESAPAAPSAAVEQETAPPAPQAPAPEPSSKPASSAAGSSKSASSAPRAAVDSGGYVTPLVRKLAAEKNVDLSSLTGTGVGGRIRKQDVLDAAQKSGAKAPAAPAAISDEAAKLRGTVQKAPRIRQTIAKRMKESLEVSAQLTSTVEVDMTRVAALRAKAKAKFLENEGVKLSFLPFIAKAVVEALKNHPKVNAAYDGDSHEITYFDAEHLAVAVDTERGLLVPVIRDAGDLSLAGIAGKITDLAERTRTGKIGPDELSGGTFTITNIGSVGALFDTPIINQPQVGIIGTGAIVKRPVVVTDQDGNDSIAIRSMMYLPLTYDHRLVDGADAGRFLQTIKARLEEGAFESELGL; this is translated from the coding sequence ATGTCGAACTCCGTGCAGATGCCTGCACTTGGCGAAAGTGTCACAGAAGGCACAGTGACACGATGGCTCAAGCAGGTGGGTGAGCAGGTCGAGGTAGACGAACCGTTACTGGAGGTGTCGACCGACAAGGTCGACACCGAGATCCCCTCGCCGTACGCCGGCACCGTCGAGAAGATCCTCGCCGACGAGGACGAGACGGTCGAGGTCGGCGCCGATCTCGCCGTGATCGGCGACGGCTCCGGTGCGGACGACGGCGGGTCGGCCGATGCTGCCGAACCGGCGCAGGAAGCCGAAGAGCCCGACACGGCCGCCGAGCCGGAACAGGAAGCCGAAGAGCCCGCAGCCGAAGCCGCAGCGCCGTCCGCCTCATCCGAGCAGGGCGGATCGGACGACGGGTCCGAAGTGACGATGCCGGCCCTGGGCGAAAGCGTCACGGAAGGCACCGTGACGCGATGGCTCAAGGAGGTCGGCGATCAGGTCGATGTCGACGAGCCGCTGCTCGAGGTCTCGACCGACAAGGTGGACACCGAAATTCCGTCGCCGCTGGCCGGTACCGTGCAAAAGATTCTGGTCAGCGAAGACGAGACTGTCGAGGTCGGCGCCGCGCTGGCCGTCGTCGGCTCAGGCGCCCCGGCGGACTCGGCTTCCGAACCGGCCGCAGACAGTCCCGAGCCCGAACCGGAGCCGGAGCCCGAGCCGGAACCGGAGCCGGCTCCCGCTGCGCCGCAGGAAAGCGCTCCGGCCGCTCCGAGCGCCGCAGTCGAACAGGAGACGGCCCCACCGGCGCCGCAAGCGCCCGCACCGGAACCGTCCTCCAAGCCTGCGTCGTCCGCGGCCGGCTCGTCCAAGTCCGCGTCGTCCGCACCGCGTGCCGCGGTCGACAGCGGCGGCTACGTCACGCCGCTCGTGCGCAAGCTCGCTGCCGAAAAGAACGTCGATCTGTCGTCGCTGACCGGCACCGGCGTCGGCGGCCGAATCCGTAAACAGGATGTGCTCGATGCTGCGCAGAAGTCCGGCGCCAAGGCTCCCGCCGCGCCGGCCGCGATCAGCGACGAAGCCGCCAAGTTGCGCGGCACCGTCCAAAAGGCGCCGCGCATCCGGCAGACGATCGCCAAGCGGATGAAGGAATCGCTCGAGGTGTCGGCCCAGCTGACGTCGACGGTCGAGGTCGACATGACCCGTGTCGCCGCTCTCCGGGCCAAGGCGAAGGCGAAGTTCTTGGAAAACGAGGGCGTCAAGCTCTCGTTCCTGCCGTTCATCGCCAAGGCCGTCGTCGAAGCGTTGAAGAACCACCCGAAGGTGAACGCGGCCTACGACGGGGATTCTCACGAGATCACGTATTTCGATGCGGAGCATTTGGCGGTCGCCGTCGACACCGAGCGCGGCTTGCTCGTCCCGGTCATTCGGGATGCCGGGGATCTGAGCCTGGCCGGTATCGCCGGCAAGATCACGGATCTGGCCGAGCGCACGCGGACGGGCAAGATCGGCCCGGACGAGTTGTCCGGCGGCACGTTCACCATCACGAACATCGGTAGCGTCGGCGCTCTGTTCGACACTCCGATCATCAACCAGCCTCAGGTCGGCATCATCGGCACCGGCGCCATCGTCAAGCGCCCGGTCGTGGTGACGGATCAGGACGGTAACGACTCGATCGCTATCCGATCGATGATGTACCTTCCGCTGACGTACGATCACCGTCTGGTTGACGGTGCGGACGCCGGCCGATTCCTGCAGACCATCAAGGCACGGTTGGAAGAAGGCGCGTTCGAGTCGGAACTCGGCCTCTAA
- the lpdA gene encoding dihydrolipoyl dehydrogenase: protein MSDNGSQEFDLLILGSGSGGYAAALRGAELGLNVGLIEKAELGGTCLHRGCIPTKTLLHAAEVADAAKDAESFGVKASFDGIDMAGVNKFKTDVITRNYKGLQGLVKSRGVTFIAGAGKLTGTDTIEVTGDDGTATYTGKNIVLATGSYSKSLPGLEIGGRVITSEQALQLDYVPERVAVLGGGVIGVEFASVWKSFGADVTIIEALPHLAPLEDEAVSKTLERAFRKRKINSHVGVRFKSVEQDDNGVKVSLEDGKTVEADLLLVAVGRGPVTGDLGYEEAGITMDRGFVITDERLHTGVGNIYAVGDIVPGLQLAHRGFGQGIFVAEEIAGLKPAPIDETGIPRVTYCEPEITSVGLSEKQAKEKFGDDSVESLEYGLGGNGKSVILKTNGFVKLVREKDGPVVGVHAIGARMSEQAGESQLIVNWEAFPEEVAQLIHAHPTQTEAMGEANLALAGKPLHFHA, encoded by the coding sequence GTGAGCGACAACGGAAGCCAGGAATTCGATCTACTCATTCTCGGTAGCGGAAGCGGCGGTTACGCAGCCGCGCTCCGGGGCGCCGAGCTGGGGCTGAATGTCGGGCTCATCGAAAAGGCCGAACTGGGCGGAACGTGTCTGCACCGCGGCTGCATCCCCACCAAGACCCTCCTGCACGCAGCCGAAGTCGCGGACGCGGCCAAGGATGCCGAATCGTTCGGCGTCAAGGCCTCCTTTGACGGCATCGACATGGCCGGTGTGAACAAATTCAAGACAGACGTCATCACCCGCAATTACAAGGGCTTGCAGGGGCTGGTGAAATCGCGCGGAGTCACGTTCATCGCGGGCGCCGGCAAGTTGACCGGTACCGACACCATTGAAGTGACGGGTGACGACGGCACGGCCACCTACACGGGCAAGAACATCGTGCTGGCGACCGGCTCCTACTCGAAGTCGCTGCCGGGCCTGGAGATCGGCGGACGCGTCATCACGTCCGAGCAGGCCCTCCAGCTGGATTACGTGCCCGAACGCGTAGCGGTCCTGGGCGGCGGCGTCATCGGCGTCGAATTCGCAAGTGTCTGGAAGTCCTTCGGCGCCGACGTCACAATCATCGAAGCTCTGCCGCATTTGGCTCCGCTCGAGGACGAGGCGGTGTCGAAGACGCTGGAGCGCGCGTTCCGCAAGCGCAAGATCAACTCGCACGTCGGCGTCCGCTTCAAGTCCGTCGAACAAGACGACAACGGCGTGAAGGTCTCGCTTGAAGACGGCAAGACCGTCGAAGCCGATCTGCTGCTGGTCGCGGTCGGGCGCGGCCCGGTCACCGGGGATCTCGGATACGAAGAAGCCGGCATCACCATGGATCGCGGATTCGTCATCACCGACGAGCGATTGCACACCGGCGTCGGCAACATCTACGCCGTTGGCGACATCGTCCCGGGCCTGCAGCTTGCCCACCGTGGCTTTGGCCAGGGCATTTTCGTCGCCGAGGAGATTGCCGGGCTGAAGCCGGCACCGATCGACGAGACAGGCATCCCGCGCGTGACGTACTGCGAGCCGGAGATCACCTCGGTCGGTCTCAGCGAAAAGCAGGCCAAGGAGAAGTTCGGCGACGACAGTGTCGAATCGCTCGAATACGGTTTGGGCGGCAACGGCAAGAGCGTCATTTTGAAAACCAACGGGTTCGTCAAGCTCGTTCGCGAAAAGGACGGCCCCGTCGTCGGCGTGCACGCGATCGGCGCGCGCATGAGCGAACAAGCAGGCGAAAGCCAGCTCATCGTCAACTGGGAGGCGTTCCCCGAGGAGGTCGCCCAGCTGATCCATGCACACCCCACGCAGACGGAAGCCATGGGTGAGGCTAACCTCGCATTGGCGGGCAAACCACTCCACTTCCACGCGTAA
- a CDS encoding oxidoreductase: MSRLARRLRGLMRRKKAPDLSTGNAAPNPRQAAKERREATVSYVRDFIRTRVGVEAYIEPATAATSATLLLIATTGEWTRRAVPSEEAGWMLARDMEIPVYDVLKTGYPPRMRAWTRRRRGEARRRPGGR, encoded by the coding sequence ATGAGCCGACTTGCCAGACGCCTCCGCGGACTGATGCGCCGCAAGAAGGCGCCGGACCTGTCGACCGGCAACGCGGCGCCGAATCCTCGGCAAGCGGCAAAGGAGCGACGCGAGGCAACGGTTTCGTACGTTCGCGACTTCATTCGTACCCGGGTGGGCGTTGAAGCCTACATTGAACCGGCGACTGCCGCGACGTCGGCGACCCTCTTGCTGATCGCGACGACGGGGGAGTGGACGAGGCGCGCCGTGCCGAGCGAAGAGGCCGGATGGATGCTGGCGCGCGATATGGAGATCCCGGTGTACGACGTGTTGAAGACGGGATATCCGCCGCGGATGCGGGCCTGGACCCGGCGGCGCCGCGGCGAGGCGCGGCGCCGGCCGGGCGGCCGATAG
- a CDS encoding leucyl aminopeptidase, whose amino-acid sequence MQAAVSAKDPKSVSADTLVVGLTAGRDGVVELVDAGLPKKACEAVTAGLKAVGATAAAEKTHRIPAPDAVSAGSVLGIGLGDFDASALETDDGRDEAREKLRRAAGAAARALGGTTSVAFALPAPDAGAVGAIAEGALIGAYAFRQFKTGSDSSAPVSSVTVVSPAGRHKTARAAVDRALVVARAVHGARDLVNRPPSDLYPASFADSVRSAAKGRNVTVTVMDENQLAKEGFGGILGVGQGSVRPPRLVKVDYAPAKASKHIAVVGKGITFDSGGISLKPAAGMEAMKDDMGGAAAAFESVLAVADLGLPVRVTAWLAIAENMPGGAAQRPSDVLRMHGGKTVEVLNTDAEGRLVMADALVAATDENPDVVLDVATLTGAQMVALGDKVSGVMGDDALRSQVVAAAQRAGEQFWPMPLPVELREGLDSQTADIANVGTKFGGMLVAGLFLKEFIGPVGGKKVREKGTDAPRIPWAHLDIAGPAFNAGAPFGYTGKEGTGVPVRTLVSLAEDIAAG is encoded by the coding sequence ATGCAAGCCGCAGTATCCGCCAAAGACCCCAAATCGGTATCGGCCGACACGTTGGTGGTCGGCCTGACGGCCGGCCGCGACGGCGTCGTCGAACTCGTTGACGCAGGACTTCCGAAGAAGGCCTGCGAGGCCGTCACGGCCGGGCTGAAAGCCGTGGGCGCCACAGCGGCCGCCGAGAAGACGCATCGGATTCCGGCGCCGGACGCCGTGTCGGCCGGATCGGTGCTCGGCATCGGTCTTGGCGACTTCGACGCCTCCGCGCTCGAGACCGACGACGGTCGCGACGAGGCTCGGGAAAAACTCCGCCGAGCTGCCGGTGCCGCCGCGCGCGCACTGGGCGGGACGACGTCCGTGGCGTTCGCCCTGCCGGCCCCGGATGCCGGCGCGGTCGGCGCGATCGCCGAAGGCGCCTTGATCGGTGCCTACGCGTTCCGGCAGTTCAAGACCGGAAGCGATTCCTCCGCTCCGGTCTCTTCCGTGACAGTGGTCAGCCCGGCGGGTCGGCACAAGACCGCCCGGGCCGCCGTCGACCGGGCACTGGTGGTGGCGCGCGCAGTGCATGGCGCCCGCGACCTCGTGAACCGGCCGCCGTCCGACCTCTACCCCGCGTCGTTTGCCGACTCGGTCCGTTCCGCCGCCAAGGGGCGGAACGTCACGGTGACGGTCATGGACGAGAATCAACTGGCCAAGGAAGGCTTCGGCGGCATCCTCGGCGTCGGTCAGGGTTCGGTCCGTCCTCCTCGCCTCGTCAAGGTCGACTACGCGCCGGCCAAGGCCTCGAAGCACATCGCCGTGGTCGGGAAGGGAATCACCTTCGATTCGGGCGGAATCTCACTGAAGCCGGCCGCCGGCATGGAAGCCATGAAAGACGATATGGGCGGCGCGGCCGCCGCGTTCGAGTCGGTGCTTGCCGTTGCCGATCTCGGCCTGCCCGTGCGGGTCACCGCCTGGCTGGCAATTGCCGAGAACATGCCGGGCGGCGCAGCGCAGCGACCCTCGGACGTGCTGCGCATGCACGGCGGCAAGACCGTCGAAGTGCTCAATACGGACGCCGAGGGCCGGCTCGTCATGGCCGACGCGCTTGTGGCGGCGACCGATGAAAATCCGGACGTCGTGCTGGATGTCGCGACGCTAACGGGCGCCCAAATGGTCGCCTTGGGCGACAAGGTGTCGGGCGTGATGGGCGACGACGCGCTGCGCTCCCAGGTTGTTGCCGCCGCTCAGCGCGCCGGCGAGCAATTCTGGCCAATGCCGTTGCCCGTCGAATTGCGGGAAGGATTGGATTCGCAGACCGCCGATATTGCCAATGTCGGCACCAAGTTCGGCGGCATGCTCGTCGCCGGCTTGTTCCTGAAGGAGTTCATCGGCCCCGTGGGCGGAAAGAAGGTGCGGGAAAAGGGCACCGATGCCCCGAGGATCCCGTGGGCACACCTCGATATCGCCGGGCCGGCGTTCAACGCCGGCGCGCCGTTCGGCTACACGGGTAAGGAAGGCACCGGGGTGCCGGTGCGTACCCTTGTCAGCTTGGCCGAAGACATCGCGGCGGGCTGA
- a CDS encoding quinone-dependent dihydroorotate dehydrogenase, with amino-acid sequence MYEYVFRFGFSWMDAELAHRIGFGAIRLADGVPTARRQLRRHSIRRSHARVRALGLDFPSVFGLAAGFDKNGVGVRALASLGFGHIEVGTVTARPQPGNPKPRLFRLPDDRAVVNRMGFNNVGAAEVARNLARARTALAEYPRASRPIIGVNIGKSKVVPLSEAVDDYVESTTILAPLADYLVINVSSPNTPGLRDLQSVESLRPLISAVRATADAVAPSPRSSLGHVPLLVKIAPDLADDDVKAIADLAVELGVDGLIAANTTVSRAGLRSGGDEISDAGDGGLSGEPLRARAVEILKMLREHTGDKLTLVSVGGVTDADDVDERIVAGATLVQGYTGFLYEGPFWASRIVKGVSANPTSRPGRRRDGGVHEEES; translated from the coding sequence GTGTACGAATACGTTTTTCGCTTCGGATTTTCCTGGATGGACGCCGAACTGGCCCATCGAATAGGCTTTGGCGCCATCCGGCTCGCCGACGGGGTTCCCACGGCCCGTCGGCAATTGCGCCGACACTCGATCCGGCGTTCGCATGCGCGGGTTCGGGCTCTCGGATTGGACTTCCCGTCGGTATTCGGCTTGGCGGCCGGTTTCGATAAGAACGGGGTCGGCGTGCGTGCTCTCGCGTCGCTGGGTTTCGGCCACATCGAGGTGGGCACCGTCACGGCACGTCCTCAGCCCGGTAATCCCAAGCCCCGGCTGTTCCGGTTGCCGGACGACCGTGCGGTCGTCAACCGGATGGGGTTCAACAATGTCGGTGCCGCCGAAGTCGCGCGCAATCTGGCGCGTGCGCGCACTGCACTGGCCGAGTATCCGCGCGCTTCGCGTCCCATCATCGGCGTGAACATCGGCAAGTCGAAGGTCGTACCGCTGTCCGAAGCCGTCGACGATTACGTCGAAAGCACTACTATCCTGGCGCCGCTGGCGGACTATCTGGTGATCAACGTGTCGTCGCCCAATACCCCGGGCCTACGCGATCTGCAGTCGGTGGAATCGCTGCGTCCGCTCATTTCCGCAGTGCGCGCAACCGCGGACGCCGTGGCGCCCAGCCCGCGCAGTTCGCTGGGCCACGTGCCGTTGCTCGTGAAGATCGCGCCCGATCTCGCCGACGACGATGTGAAGGCGATCGCCGACCTGGCTGTTGAGCTCGGCGTGGACGGGCTCATCGCCGCCAACACGACTGTCAGCCGTGCCGGACTGAGATCCGGCGGCGACGAGATATCCGACGCAGGCGACGGCGGATTGTCCGGCGAACCGCTGCGTGCCCGCGCCGTGGAAATCCTGAAAATGCTGCGCGAGCACACCGGCGACAAACTCACCCTTGTCTCGGTCGGCGGCGTGACCGACGCCGACGACGTCGACGAACGGATCGTCGCCGGCGCCACGCTCGTGCAGGGATATACCGGTTTTTTGTACGAAGGGCCGTTCTGGGCCTCGCGCATCGTCAAGGGCGTATCGGCCAATCCGACGAGCCGGCCGGGCCGGCGCCGCGACGGCGGCGTGCACGAGGAGGAATCGTGA
- a CDS encoding DUF3043 domain-containing protein yields MPADRKQAAKRSRDVEREQRQRAREGMMAGDERYLQPRDKGPQRRFTRDYVDSRHSVGEYFMILALVVVFFGFFQQTPIGNIAQIALYVVVLILVGDSIIVVAGLNRRLKKKFDKRERGLNFYAIMRNMQIRRLRLPKPMVKRGEKPE; encoded by the coding sequence GTGCCCGCCGACCGCAAACAGGCGGCAAAGCGCTCCCGCGACGTTGAACGGGAGCAGCGCCAGCGTGCCCGCGAGGGCATGATGGCCGGCGACGAGCGTTACCTGCAGCCGCGCGATAAGGGCCCGCAGCGCCGATTCACGCGGGACTACGTCGATTCACGCCATTCGGTCGGCGAATACTTCATGATCTTGGCGCTGGTTGTCGTCTTTTTCGGCTTTTTCCAGCAGACCCCGATCGGCAACATCGCTCAGATCGCGCTGTACGTGGTCGTCTTGATTTTGGTGGGCGATTCGATAATCGTCGTAGCCGGGCTGAACCGGCGGCTGAAGAAGAAATTCGACAAGCGTGAGCGGGGTTTGAACTTCTACGCGATCATGCGCAATATGCAGATCCGCCGGCTGCGGCTGCCAAAGCCCATGGTCAAGCGCGGCGAAAAGCCCGAATAG
- a CDS encoding dipeptidase: protein MTDDSLLRSIDADFTRTLDELGSLVAIPGIAWDSFDPAELDACARRVESLIRDTGFDDVEILRATRPDGRPGAPGIIARRPAPEGRPTVLLYAHMDVQPPGERDLWNTEPFEATRVGDRIFGRGAADDKAGIMAHLAAVRALRDELDVGVTLFFEGEEEAGSPSFRNFLETYRDRLAADVIVVADSGNWTTEVPALTTTLRGLASLEFEVATLDHAVHSGMYGGPVPDAATAMIRLLSTLHTDDGSVAVPGLVSAPAPEIDYPEDTLRADAGMLDGVRMLGTGGLAERLWTKPSLTVIGVDLPKVDVASNTLQGSVKAKLSMRLAAGQDPEEALQSLKTHLTESAPFGARVTFIDEETGKPWSAPADAPAMRLAHDAMTEAWGTPAVDIGIGGSIPFIADLIELFDDAEILVTGVEDPDSRAHSANESLHVPGFKKAILSEALLLRKLGSK, encoded by the coding sequence ATGACAGATGATTCCTTGCTCCGTTCCATCGATGCCGATTTCACCCGTACCCTCGACGAATTGGGCTCGCTCGTTGCCATCCCCGGCATCGCGTGGGACTCGTTCGACCCCGCCGAGTTGGACGCGTGCGCGCGCCGCGTCGAGTCGTTGATCCGCGACACCGGATTCGACGACGTCGAAATTCTCCGCGCAACGCGCCCGGACGGCCGTCCCGGTGCCCCCGGGATCATCGCCCGACGCCCGGCGCCGGAGGGGAGGCCCACAGTGTTGTTGTACGCGCACATGGACGTGCAGCCTCCCGGTGAACGTGACCTGTGGAACACGGAACCGTTCGAAGCCACGCGTGTGGGCGATCGCATTTTCGGGCGCGGGGCGGCCGACGACAAGGCCGGCATCATGGCTCACCTGGCGGCCGTTCGTGCACTGCGCGACGAGCTTGACGTCGGCGTGACGTTGTTCTTCGAAGGAGAAGAAGAGGCGGGGAGCCCGAGCTTCCGGAACTTCCTGGAGACGTACCGCGACCGGTTGGCCGCCGACGTCATAGTCGTTGCCGATTCGGGTAACTGGACGACCGAAGTGCCGGCGCTGACAACGACGCTGCGGGGTCTGGCATCGCTCGAATTCGAAGTCGCCACGCTCGACCACGCAGTCCACTCGGGGATGTACGGCGGCCCGGTGCCGGACGCCGCCACGGCCATGATCAGGCTGCTGTCGACTTTGCACACTGATGACGGATCGGTCGCCGTTCCCGGACTGGTATCGGCGCCGGCGCCGGAGATCGACTACCCCGAGGACACGCTGCGTGCCGACGCCGGGATGCTGGACGGCGTCCGGATGCTCGGTACCGGCGGGCTTGCCGAGAGGCTGTGGACCAAACCGTCGTTGACGGTCATCGGCGTGGACCTGCCGAAGGTGGACGTGGCATCGAATACTCTGCAAGGCAGCGTCAAGGCGAAATTGTCGATGCGGTTGGCCGCCGGGCAGGACCCGGAGGAGGCGTTGCAGTCGCTCAAGACGCATCTGACCGAGTCCGCGCCGTTCGGGGCCCGGGTGACTTTCATCGATGAGGAGACCGGCAAACCGTGGTCTGCTCCGGCCGATGCGCCGGCCATGCGGTTGGCACACGACGCCATGACCGAGGCGTGGGGAACGCCTGCCGTCGACATCGGCATCGGCGGATCGATCCCGTTCATCGCGGATCTGATCGAATTGTTCGACGATGCCGAGATTCTTGTCACGGGCGTGGAGGATCCGGATTCGCGGGCGCACAGCGCCAATGAATCTCTGCATGTGCCTGGATTCAAGAAGGCGATCCTGTCCGAAGCGCTGCTGCTGCGCAAGCTCGGATCGAAATAG
- a CDS encoding HesB/IscA family protein — MTATQTETDVKEHGVTLSEVAAGKVKSLLDQEGRDDLRLRVAVQPGGCSGLIYQLYFDERFLDGDAVRDFNGVEVVVDRMSVPYLDGATIDFSDTIEKQGFTIDNPNAGGSCACGDSFS, encoded by the coding sequence GTGACGGCAACGCAGACTGAAACCGACGTCAAAGAACACGGGGTGACCCTTTCCGAGGTCGCGGCCGGCAAGGTGAAGAGCCTGCTGGACCAAGAGGGCCGCGACGACCTCCGGCTCCGGGTCGCCGTGCAGCCCGGCGGATGCTCGGGCTTGATCTACCAGCTGTACTTCGATGAGAGATTCCTTGACGGCGACGCCGTCCGGGACTTCAACGGCGTCGAGGTCGTCGTCGACCGGATGAGTGTGCCGTATCTTGACGGCGCCACCATCGACTTCTCGGACACCATCGAAAAGCAAGGCTTCACCATCGACAACCCGAACGCGGGCGGCTCGTGCGCGTGCGGAGACTCCTTCTCCTGA
- the aat gene encoding leucyl/phenylalanyl-tRNA--protein transferase, producing MDVEDLRAVGTELDSSQVLSAYRAGLFPMGLGDGGGPPMGWWFPVSRGIIDLEAGRRPRSLRRARAKFDIRVDTAFPDVLAACADPARPGRWISDRMIDVYTGLHEAGWAHSVEAWDDSGLAGGLYGIGIGGFFAGESMFHWRTDASKAAVAGLVDIMCEEPGGPDSRLVDVQWTTPHLKTIGAVDVTRQDYLARLRRALRAEPPTRLCR from the coding sequence ATGGACGTCGAGGACCTGCGAGCAGTCGGTACCGAACTGGACTCCTCGCAGGTCCTTTCCGCGTATCGTGCCGGTTTGTTCCCGATGGGCCTCGGCGACGGGGGCGGCCCGCCCATGGGCTGGTGGTTCCCGGTGTCTCGCGGGATCATCGATCTCGAAGCCGGACGCCGTCCGCGGTCTCTTCGACGGGCTCGTGCCAAATTCGATATCCGCGTCGACACCGCTTTCCCCGATGTGCTGGCCGCGTGCGCCGATCCCGCGCGCCCTGGCCGCTGGATTTCGGACCGGATGATCGATGTGTACACCGGCTTGCACGAGGCCGGCTGGGCGCATTCCGTGGAGGCCTGGGACGACAGTGGGCTCGCAGGCGGCCTCTACGGCATCGGGATCGGCGGATTCTTTGCCGGCGAATCGATGTTCCATTGGCGCACCGATGCGTCCAAGGCGGCGGTGGCAGGCCTTGTCGACATCATGTGCGAGGAGCCCGGCGGCCCCGACTCGCGCCTCGTCGATGTCCAATGGACGACGCCGCATTTGAAGACCATCGGAGCGGTCGACGTCACGCGTCAGGACTATCTGGCGCGGCTGCGCCGCGCGTTGAGGGCCGAACCGCCGACACGACTTTGCAGATAG
- the coxB gene encoding cytochrome c oxidase subunit II, whose protein sequence is MRSQQSSLGQTPRKWPKRAIVAGAGALTLLTSGCSMAEVKRGFLPASSEGATNHTADITHLWNGGWAAAMMIGLVVWGLIIWCLVVYRRRKHETGLPAQLRYSMPIEAFYIAVPLIMVIVFYFFTVKTENSVDKPYKHPDQVIQVYGKQWSWDFNYLTENVYYSGVQVALNGTTAPGKKVPTLYLPANKKIQIKLDSRDVVHSFWVPAFLQKRDIFPGRESSIYLEPLKVGTYAGKCAELCGEYHSEMLFNVKVVPEAQYQQYIQSLKKQGNTGKLGPQYNRNPDLRTPKQEEAGS, encoded by the coding sequence GTGCGCTCTCAGCAAAGCTCTTTGGGCCAGACCCCACGAAAGTGGCCCAAACGCGCCATCGTTGCCGGAGCAGGGGCGTTGACGCTCCTGACCTCCGGCTGTTCGATGGCCGAAGTCAAGCGTGGTTTCCTGCCGGCATCATCGGAAGGCGCGACGAACCATACGGCCGACATCACGCACCTGTGGAACGGCGGATGGGCAGCTGCCATGATGATCGGCCTCGTCGTGTGGGGCCTCATCATCTGGTGTCTCGTCGTTTATCGTCGGCGCAAGCATGAGACAGGTCTGCCGGCACAGCTGCGCTACAGCATGCCGATCGAGGCGTTCTACATCGCCGTACCGCTGATCATGGTCATCGTGTTCTACTTCTTCACGGTAAAAACCGAGAACTCGGTCGACAAGCCGTATAAGCATCCCGACCAGGTCATTCAGGTCTACGGCAAGCAGTGGAGCTGGGATTTCAACTACCTCACGGAGAACGTGTACTACTCGGGTGTCCAAGTGGCGTTGAACGGCACGACGGCGCCGGGCAAGAAGGTTCCGACGCTGTACCTGCCGGCGAACAAGAAGATCCAGATCAAGCTGGATTCGCGCGACGTCGTCCACTCGTTCTGGGTGCCCGCGTTCTTACAGAAGCGCGATATTTTCCCGGGTCGAGAGAGCAGCATTTACTTGGAGCCGCTCAAGGTCGGAACCTACGCCGGCAAATGTGCCGAGTTGTGCGGTGAATACCACTCGGAGATGTTGTTCAACGTGAAGGTCGTCCCCGAAGCGCAGTACCAGCAATACATTCAATCGTTGAAGAAGCAGGGGAATACGGGCAAGCTCGGCCCGCAGTACAACCGCAACCCTGATCTCCGCACGCCGAAACAAGAAGAGGCCGGATCATGA